DNA sequence from the Brachybacterium avium genome:
GGAGGTCGACCTCTTCATCCGTTCCGGTGAGGTGACCGGCCTGGTCGGGATGAACGGCTCGGGGAAGTCGACCCTTTTCAAATCCATCATGGGCATGGTCACCCCGAGCGCCGGGGGCGTCCTGATGGACGGGAGCGATCCGGCCCGCGCCCGCCGCCGCGGCCTGGTGGGATACGTCCCCCAGAGCGAGGACGTGGACTGGGCCTTCCCCGTCTGCGTGCGCGATGTCGTGATGATGGGCCGGTACGGACAGCAGGGCCTGACCCGTCGGCCGCGCCGCGCCGATCACGAGGCCGTCGCCGACGCGCTCGAGCGCGTCGAGCTCACCGACCTCGCCGATCGACAGATCGGCCAGCTCTCCGGGGGGCAGAAGAAGCGGGCATTCGTCGCCCGCGGCCTGGCGCAGGGCGCCTCCATCCTGCTGCTGGACGAACCGTTCGCCGGCGTCGACAAGCGCAGCGAGGCCACGATCGTCGGGCTGCTGCGCGAACTCGCCGCCGACGGCTGCACCGTCCTGGTCTCCAGCCATGACCTGCATGCCCTGCCGCAGCTCGCCGATTCCGCGATCCTGCTGCGGCGCCGCGTGCTGTTCCACGGCGACGTGGCCGAGGCGCTCGCGCCGCAGATGCTGGGCCGCGCGTTCGGCCTGGACCCGATGACCCGCGAGGAGGCACGATGAACCCGCTCGATCTGATCATGGAACCCCTGCAGTACGAGTTCATGGTGCGTGCGCTGGCCGCGACGGTCGCCGCGGCGATCGTGTGCGCGCTGCTGTCGTGCTGGCTGGTGCTGGTGGGCTGGTCCCTGATGGGAGACGCCGTCTCGCACGCGGTGCTTCCCGGCGTGGTGCTCTCCTACATCGTCGGGGTGCCCTTCGCGGTCGGCGCGATCGTCTTCGGGGTGCTCGCCGTCGTGCTCATCGGGACCATCCGCGGCACCAGCCGGGTCAAGGAGGACGCCGCGATCGGG
Encoded proteins:
- a CDS encoding metal ABC transporter ATP-binding protein, which translates into the protein MSIEVSGLTVRYGSVTAVEEVDLFIRSGEVTGLVGMNGSGKSTLFKSIMGMVTPSAGGVLMDGSDPARARRRGLVGYVPQSEDVDWAFPVCVRDVVMMGRYGQQGLTRRPRRADHEAVADALERVELTDLADRQIGQLSGGQKKRAFVARGLAQGASILLLDEPFAGVDKRSEATIVGLLRELAADGCTVLVSSHDLHALPQLADSAILLRRRVLFHGDVAEALAPQMLGRAFGLDPMTREEAR